The Flavobacterium commune genome contains a region encoding:
- a CDS encoding alpha/beta hydrolase yields the protein MMSFTNVSIRFILIFVLVLSLNHSYGQSYTGVTGIRDSSYSTKNAYKYDVKTHPSIKIVTEFKFSSVKEIRNISYCEIGKRKLNLDVFYNTEKANSKRTAIIIIHGGGWRTGIREQHYPMAQKLASLGYVCFTPEYRLSTEALFPAAVYDIKAAIRWVRENAAAYNFDANRIAVLGFSAGGEMAAFMGTTGNMPLFEGTSCNLNAKSHANAVVDIDGTLSFVHPDGREGDDSKGISAGTYWFGYSKAENPKLWEAASPLSYVSAQTPPTLFINSAVPWMHAGREDYIKVLDKNGIYSEVKEFEGAPHSFCLYEPWFSPTIQYIDNFLTKVFNK from the coding sequence ATGATGTCTTTTACCAATGTATCGATTAGATTTATTTTAATTTTTGTTTTAGTACTATCGTTGAACCATAGTTATGGTCAATCTTATACAGGAGTAACTGGAATTAGAGATTCTTCTTATTCTACTAAAAATGCTTATAAATATGATGTAAAAACGCATCCGTCTATCAAGATTGTTACTGAATTTAAGTTTTCTTCAGTTAAAGAAATACGAAATATTAGCTATTGCGAAATTGGGAAACGTAAATTGAATTTGGATGTCTTTTACAATACTGAAAAGGCAAATTCCAAACGAACAGCAATCATCATTATTCACGGTGGCGGTTGGCGAACGGGAATCAGGGAACAACATTATCCGATGGCGCAAAAGTTAGCCAGTTTGGGTTATGTGTGTTTTACACCAGAGTATCGTCTTTCTACCGAAGCACTTTTTCCGGCAGCTGTTTATGATATTAAAGCAGCGATTCGTTGGGTTCGGGAAAATGCCGCAGCTTATAATTTTGATGCCAATCGAATCGCTGTTTTAGGTTTTTCCGCTGGAGGCGAAATGGCGGCTTTTATGGGTACAACGGGAAATATGCCGTTATTTGAAGGAACTTCTTGTAATTTAAATGCAAAATCTCATGCAAATGCCGTGGTAGATATTGACGGAACCTTATCTTTTGTACATCCGGATGGGAGAGAAGGAGATGATAGCAAAGGAATTTCGGCTGGAACCTATTGGTTTGGCTATTCAAAAGCAGAAAACCCGAAATTATGGGAAGCAGCATCGCCGTTGAGTTATGTAAGTGCTCAAACGCCACCAACACTTTTTATCAATAGTGCTGTGCCTTGGATGCATGCGGGCCGGGAAGATTATATCAAAGTTTTGGATAAAAACGGAATCTATTCGGAAGTAAAAGAATTCGAAGGAGCTCCGCATTCATTTTGTTTGTATGAGCCTTGGTTTAGTCCAACAATTCAATATATAGACAATTTTTTAACTAAAGTTTTTAATAAATAA
- a CDS encoding alpha/beta hydrolase, producing MKQFFQNVFWMVLFVSFYAKAQQTTIKIPKDTSFTVKNEYKKYLKNFPHIKPAKDSLPENVNESRNLIYTTLKDTPFGDRDLHLDVFSPKKKGKYPALIMVHGGGWRAGDKALQVPLAQKLAAKGIVTVSVEYQLLQEAKYPAAVFNIKSAVRWVRANADKYGIDSDKIAISGCSAGGQLALLVGLTNGVEVKEGNQGNLGFSSDIQAIVDLDGVVDFMAPLSLNLKRGPDSPDVQWLGGTFYEKPEIWKDASPIFWANEKSCPILFVNSGFPRFHAGQDELIGMMKDWGIYTEVHKFDIQLHTFWLFNPWIDPTANYINDFLIKVFK from the coding sequence ATGAAGCAGTTTTTTCAAAATGTTTTTTGGATGGTCCTTTTTGTTTCTTTTTATGCAAAAGCACAACAAACCACAATTAAGATTCCAAAAGACACTTCTTTTACGGTAAAAAATGAATACAAAAAATACCTGAAAAACTTTCCACATATAAAACCCGCTAAAGATTCTTTGCCGGAAAATGTAAATGAAAGTAGGAACCTGATATATACCACACTAAAAGACACTCCTTTTGGAGACCGAGATTTACATCTTGATGTTTTTTCGCCAAAGAAAAAAGGAAAATATCCAGCCTTAATTATGGTTCATGGCGGAGGATGGAGAGCGGGAGATAAAGCATTGCAAGTACCGCTGGCTCAAAAATTGGCAGCCAAAGGAATTGTAACGGTTTCTGTGGAATACCAATTGTTGCAGGAAGCCAAATATCCGGCAGCTGTTTTTAATATAAAATCGGCAGTGCGATGGGTACGTGCCAATGCGGATAAATACGGAATTGATTCGGATAAAATAGCAATTTCAGGTTGTTCGGCAGGAGGACAATTGGCCTTATTAGTCGGACTTACAAATGGAGTTGAAGTCAAGGAAGGAAATCAGGGGAATTTAGGTTTTTCGAGTGATATACAAGCCATCGTAGATTTGGATGGAGTAGTGGATTTTATGGCACCTTTGTCTCTTAATCTAAAACGAGGTCCTGATTCACCAGATGTACAATGGTTAGGAGGCACTTTTTATGAAAAACCGGAAATTTGGAAAGATGCTTCTCCTATCTTTTGGGCTAATGAAAAATCTTGTCCCATCTTGTTTGTCAATAGTGGTTTTCCAAGATTTCACGCCGGTCAGGATGAGTTAATCGGGATGATGAAAGATTGGGGAATATATACCGAAGTTCATAAATTTGATATCCAGCTCCATACATTCTGGTTGTTTAATCCCTGGATTGATCCAACGGCGAATTATATCAATGATTTTTTAATTAAAGTTTTTAAATAA
- a CDS encoding rhamnogalacturonan acetylesterase, producing the protein MKIKFIVPAVCVIASFIMAFGVKKNHVTVYLVGDSTMADYANNYEPGKDYMKTRYPVTGWGQVFQQYLVKDSLRKVNKLIKTDSAFVDDRARGGRSTRTFFQEGRWRAVYENLKKDDLVLMQFGHNDAAEDRAERYVTIEGYKEFLRLFVDQTRSKGAVPIILTPVARNYPWKEGKLQNVHGLYDQAAKDVANELQVLVIDLNKKSMDFFTKKGETFSAENYFMNFPAGKYEAYPEGQKDNTHFQTKGAVEVARLVFEGMKELNATIKN; encoded by the coding sequence ATGAAAATAAAATTTATAGTTCCAGCCGTTTGTGTAATAGCTAGTTTTATAATGGCTTTCGGTGTGAAAAAAAATCACGTAACGGTTTATTTAGTTGGCGATTCCACAATGGCGGATTATGCTAATAATTACGAGCCGGGCAAAGATTATATGAAAACAAGATATCCGGTTACAGGATGGGGACAGGTTTTTCAGCAATATTTAGTGAAAGATAGTTTGCGAAAAGTGAATAAATTAATCAAAACGGACAGTGCTTTTGTCGATGACCGAGCCAGAGGCGGTCGCAGTACACGAACATTTTTTCAGGAAGGAAGATGGCGGGCGGTGTATGAAAATCTTAAAAAAGATGATTTGGTTTTGATGCAATTTGGGCACAACGATGCTGCCGAAGACAGAGCCGAAAGATATGTTACCATTGAAGGTTATAAGGAATTTTTAAGATTATTTGTTGACCAAACCAGATCCAAAGGAGCAGTTCCAATTATCTTAACACCAGTGGCCAGAAATTATCCATGGAAAGAAGGGAAACTTCAAAATGTTCACGGATTGTACGATCAGGCTGCAAAAGATGTGGCAAATGAATTGCAGGTTTTGGTTATCGATTTGAACAAGAAATCAATGGATTTTTTCACTAAAAAAGGAGAGACTTTTTCGGCTGAAAATTATTTTATGAATTTCCCTGCCGGTAAATATGAAGCCTATCCAGAGGGACAAAAAGACAATACCCATTTTCAAACCAAAGGTGCTGTTGAGGTAGCCCGACTTGTTTTTGAAGGAATGAAAGAATTAAATGCAACTATTAAAAATTAA
- a CDS encoding pectinesterase family protein encodes MRNVIRLKYILFFLFISQFFFAQTANPEKYKYQFVVAKDGSGDYKFIQDAIDAMRKFPLAPITLYIKNGVYNEKIDLSANNTDVIFIGESVDKTVITYNDYSGRGKMGTFDSYTAKISGNRFKAENITFENSAGRVGQAVALYVDADKAVFKNCKFLGNQDTIYHGGEYSRQFFVDCHIEGTTDFIFGPATAVFKNCTILCKANSYITAPNTPKDKEFGFVFMDCKVSVTSEVDKMYLGRPWRAWAKSVFIKCELPKQIAPQAWDNWGNVENEKTAFFAEYECSGEGFRPKERAPWTHQLKKAEAERYTLKTILGSNSKSSEKEWYEL; translated from the coding sequence ATGAGAAATGTAATCCGACTAAAATACATTTTGTTTTTTTTATTTATTAGCCAATTCTTTTTTGCCCAAACAGCAAATCCTGAAAAATATAAATATCAATTTGTTGTTGCTAAAGACGGCAGTGGTGATTATAAATTCATTCAGGATGCAATCGATGCGATGCGAAAATTCCCTTTGGCTCCAATCACTTTATATATTAAAAATGGAGTTTATAACGAAAAAATAGATTTGTCTGCCAATAATACCGATGTGATTTTTATTGGTGAAAGTGTTGATAAAACCGTTATTACTTATAATGATTATTCAGGAAGAGGCAAAATGGGGACTTTTGATTCCTATACCGCTAAAATATCTGGAAACCGATTTAAGGCTGAAAATATAACTTTTGAAAATTCAGCAGGCAGGGTAGGGCAGGCAGTAGCCTTGTATGTTGATGCTGATAAAGCCGTTTTTAAAAATTGTAAATTTTTAGGAAATCAAGATACGATCTATCATGGCGGTGAATATTCCAGACAATTTTTTGTGGATTGTCATATAGAGGGAACAACCGATTTTATATTCGGTCCGGCAACGGCAGTTTTTAAAAATTGTACAATCCTTTGTAAAGCGAATTCTTATATCACAGCACCCAATACTCCAAAGGATAAAGAGTTTGGTTTTGTCTTTATGGATTGTAAAGTTAGTGTGACTAGCGAAGTTGATAAAATGTACCTTGGCCGACCTTGGAGAGCCTGGGCAAAATCAGTATTTATAAAATGTGAATTGCCTAAACAAATTGCTCCGCAAGCATGGGATAATTGGGGAAATGTTGAGAATGAAAAAACAGCTTTTTTTGCTGAATACGAATGTAGTGGTGAAGGTTTTAGACCAAAAGAAAGAGCGCCATGGACACATCAACTGAAAAAAGCAGAAGCCGAAAGATATACTTTGAAAACTATTTTGGGCAGTAATTCAAAATCTTCAGAAAAGGAATGGTATGAATTGTGA
- a CDS encoding glycoside hydrolase family 95 protein, translating into MKNFFLIYLVLVFSLGYSQENNRLKLWYNQPSGKTWENALPIGNGFLGAMVYGNVENEIIQLNENTVWSGGPNRNDNPNALAALPEIRKMIFDGKHKDAEKLANQAFISKKSQGQMFQPVGNLNLSFEGHEKYSNYRRELNIENAISKTSYEVDGVTYMREAFVSFSERVIVIHLTANKKGSLSFTANYTSPHKIKNFSVSNSKDLEITGITSDHEGVKSLINFKGITRIKLDNGKLEQTDNSLIVKNANAATIFISIATNFNNYNDVSGNEAKRAADYMNAAYGKSYETLKKKHIAAYQKYFNRVKLDLGTTPAADLPTDERLKNFRNTNDPQFVALYYQYGRYLLISSSQPGGQPANLQGIWNNSLTPAWDSKYTININAEMNYWPAEKTNLSELHQPFLEMVKDLAVTGQETAKTMYGTRGWMAHHNTDIWRATGAVDGAFWGLWTAGGGWASQHLWEHYLYKGDKEFLASIYPVLKGAALFYVDFLVEHPKYKWMVVNPGNSPENAPQAHNGSSLDAGTTMDNQIVYDVFSTTIRAAQILKEDAILIDTLQQLRSRLAPMHVGKHNQLQEWLDDIDDPKDNHRHVSHLYGLFPSNQISAYKTPELFAASKNTLLQRGDVSTGWSMGWKINWWAKLQDGNHAFSLIKNQLTPLGVNSGGGGTYNNLFDAHPPFQIDGNFGCTSGITEMLVQSSDGAIHLLPALADVWPDGSVEGIRARGGFEIVEMKWKNYKLTKLVVKSTLGGNLRLRLPNNLKQKSGAELAMANGENPNPFYFVDETAQAIISEKSNIKPLELKPIILVDIETKKGNVYTFVSK; encoded by the coding sequence ATGAAAAACTTTTTTTTAATATACTTGGTTTTAGTGTTTTCATTGGGATATTCCCAAGAGAATAATAGACTGAAACTTTGGTATAATCAACCTTCAGGGAAAACTTGGGAAAATGCTTTGCCTATTGGTAATGGTTTTCTAGGTGCTATGGTTTATGGAAATGTTGAAAATGAAATTATCCAGTTAAATGAAAATACAGTATGGAGTGGTGGACCGAATAGAAATGATAATCCAAATGCTTTAGCTGCTTTGCCGGAAATTCGAAAAATGATTTTTGATGGAAAACATAAGGATGCTGAAAAATTAGCAAACCAGGCTTTTATTTCAAAAAAATCACAAGGGCAGATGTTTCAGCCGGTAGGGAATCTTAATTTAAGTTTTGAAGGACATGAAAAGTATTCTAATTATAGGAGAGAACTTAACATAGAAAATGCAATTTCAAAAACAAGTTATGAGGTTGATGGTGTAACTTATATGAGAGAGGCTTTTGTTTCATTTTCAGAAAGAGTGATTGTAATTCATCTTACGGCAAATAAAAAAGGGAGTCTTTCATTCACTGCTAATTATACTTCGCCCCATAAGATTAAGAATTTTTCAGTAAGCAATTCAAAAGATCTTGAAATCACAGGTATTACCAGTGATCATGAAGGAGTAAAAAGTTTGATTAATTTTAAAGGAATAACTCGTATCAAATTAGATAACGGAAAATTAGAACAAACTGATAATTCACTTATTGTAAAAAATGCCAATGCTGCTACTATTTTTATATCAATAGCTACAAATTTTAATAACTATAATGATGTAAGCGGTAATGAAGCGAAACGTGCTGCTGATTATATGAATGCAGCCTATGGAAAATCTTATGAAACCCTTAAGAAGAAACATATTGCTGCCTATCAAAAATATTTCAATCGGGTGAAATTAGATTTGGGGACAACTCCGGCAGCTGATTTGCCAACAGATGAGCGTTTGAAAAATTTTAGAAATACAAATGACCCACAATTTGTAGCATTATATTATCAGTATGGCCGCTATTTATTGATATCTTCTTCACAGCCTGGAGGACAACCGGCTAATTTACAGGGAATTTGGAATAACAGTCTTACTCCGGCCTGGGACAGTAAATATACTATTAATATAAATGCTGAAATGAATTATTGGCCTGCTGAAAAAACCAATCTTTCAGAACTACACCAACCTTTTTTAGAAATGGTAAAAGATCTAGCTGTGACGGGACAAGAAACTGCCAAAACCATGTATGGTACAAGAGGATGGATGGCACATCATAATACTGATATTTGGCGGGCTACTGGTGCTGTGGATGGTGCTTTCTGGGGATTATGGACAGCAGGAGGCGGATGGGCCAGTCAGCATTTATGGGAACATTATCTTTATAAAGGGGATAAAGAATTTTTAGCATCTATATATCCTGTACTAAAAGGTGCAGCCTTATTTTATGTAGATTTTCTGGTAGAACATCCTAAATATAAATGGATGGTTGTAAATCCGGGGAATTCTCCGGAAAATGCACCACAGGCTCATAATGGTTCATCGCTTGATGCAGGAACAACAATGGATAATCAAATCGTTTATGATGTTTTTTCTACCACAATTCGGGCAGCACAAATTTTAAAAGAAGATGCTATTTTAATAGATACGTTGCAACAGTTACGCAGTCGATTGGCTCCGATGCATGTGGGAAAACACAATCAGCTTCAAGAATGGTTGGATGATATTGATGATCCTAAAGACAATCATCGTCACGTTTCTCACCTTTACGGATTGTTTCCATCTAATCAAATTTCGGCATACAAGACACCTGAATTATTTGCTGCTTCTAAAAATACTTTGCTTCAACGAGGCGATGTTTCCACGGGTTGGAGTATGGGCTGGAAAATTAACTGGTGGGCAAAATTGCAAGATGGAAATCATGCTTTTTCGCTTATAAAAAATCAACTTACTCCTTTAGGTGTAAATTCAGGAGGTGGGGGAACTTATAATAATCTTTTTGATGCGCATCCTCCATTTCAGATTGATGGAAATTTTGGTTGTACTTCGGGAATTACAGAAATGTTAGTTCAAAGTTCTGACGGAGCTATTCATTTGCTTCCGGCATTAGCTGATGTTTGGCCAGATGGTAGCGTTGAAGGAATACGTGCTCGAGGTGGTTTCGAAATTGTAGAGATGAAATGGAAGAATTATAAACTTACCAAATTAGTTGTAAAATCAACATTAGGAGGGAATCTAAGATTGCGTTTACCAAATAATCTCAAACAAAAATCAGGTGCTGAATTAGCAATGGCAAATGGAGAAAATCCGAATCCTTTTTATTTTGTTGATGAAACGGCACAAGCCATTATATCTGAAAAATCCAATATAAAACCACTTGAGCTTAAACCTATAATATTGGTTGATATTGAAACAAAAAAAGGGAATGTTTACACATTTGTTAGTAAATAA
- a CDS encoding sialate O-acetylesterase produces MKKKLNLLFAFTLLFFGTNTFAQNPKFHIYLCLGQSNMEGYAKIEPQDTIVNKRFQVLEAVDCDNLNRKKGQWYTAVPPLSRCTTGLSPADYFGREMIANLPQDVKVGVINVAVGGCKIELFDKDNYEAYVSTAPQWLKSMVSQYDGNPYARLVEMAKIAQKDGVIKGILLHQGESNTGDTLWTKKVKVVYDNLLKDLNLKAESTPLLAGEVVHADQNGVCAGMNKIIATLPQTIPNSYVISSSGCQDGADNLHFTAEGYRVLGKRYAAKMLEIMKKNKI; encoded by the coding sequence ATGAAAAAAAAATTAAATCTACTTTTTGCTTTCACACTATTATTTTTTGGAACAAATACATTTGCCCAAAATCCTAAATTTCATATTTATCTCTGTTTAGGGCAGTCTAATATGGAAGGCTATGCTAAAATTGAACCCCAGGATACTATAGTAAATAAGCGTTTTCAGGTTTTAGAAGCAGTAGATTGTGATAATTTGAACAGAAAAAAAGGACAATGGTACACAGCAGTTCCGCCTTTGAGTCGTTGTACTACAGGACTTAGCCCGGCAGATTATTTTGGAAGAGAAATGATTGCTAATCTTCCGCAAGATGTAAAAGTTGGTGTTATCAATGTAGCTGTGGGAGGATGTAAAATCGAACTTTTTGACAAAGATAATTATGAAGCTTACGTGAGTACAGCACCACAATGGTTGAAATCGATGGTGTCTCAATATGACGGGAACCCTTATGCCAGATTGGTAGAAATGGCTAAAATTGCTCAGAAAGACGGAGTGATAAAAGGAATATTATTACATCAGGGAGAATCGAATACTGGTGATACGCTTTGGACAAAAAAGGTAAAAGTAGTTTATGATAATTTATTGAAAGATTTAAATCTTAAAGCTGAATCTACGCCTTTATTGGCTGGAGAAGTGGTTCATGCAGACCAAAATGGGGTATGTGCCGGTATGAATAAAATTATTGCCACTTTGCCTCAAACAATCCCCAATTCCTATGTGATTTCTTCCAGCGGATGCCAGGATGGTGCAGATAATCTTCATTTTACAGCCGAAGGATATAGAGTGTTAGGGAAACGATATGCTGCAAAGATGCTTGAGATAATGAAAAAGAATAAAATTTAA
- a CDS encoding glycoside hydrolase family 43 protein encodes MRLNTKVLLAFCCLSMIEITAQNPIIKHIFTADPSPIVHKDTLFLYTGHDVATEADTNYKMADWHVFSTTDMATWKDHGAPLSPSTFSWATGDAYAAQCIERNGKFYWFVSTFHKKDGVSGGGAAIGVAVSDTPTGPFKDAIGKALVINEMTKDLPHAWDDIDPTVFVDDDGQAYMFWGNGSCKWVKLKENMIEMDGPIATFKPKNYIEGPWVYKRKGLYYLVYASAGTKPEMIEYCTATNPAGPWTYQGIIQENVPNSFTTHPGIIDYKGNSYFFYHNGTLPTGGSYRRSVCVDYMYYNEDGTIQKIVQTTEGVKALK; translated from the coding sequence ATGAGATTGAATACCAAGGTTTTATTGGCGTTTTGTTGTTTGTCGATGATTGAAATTACAGCACAAAATCCTATCATCAAGCATATTTTTACTGCTGATCCTTCGCCAATAGTACATAAAGATACGCTGTTTTTATACACAGGGCATGATGTCGCTACCGAAGCTGATACTAATTATAAAATGGCCGATTGGCATGTGTTTTCTACAACTGATATGGCAACCTGGAAAGATCACGGGGCACCACTTTCGCCGAGTACTTTTTCGTGGGCTACAGGTGATGCTTATGCCGCACAGTGTATCGAGAGAAACGGGAAATTTTACTGGTTTGTTTCGACCTTTCATAAAAAAGATGGAGTTAGTGGAGGCGGAGCAGCTATAGGAGTTGCTGTTTCAGATACGCCTACAGGTCCTTTTAAAGATGCCATTGGTAAAGCTCTTGTGATAAACGAAATGACCAAAGATTTACCTCACGCTTGGGATGATATTGATCCTACCGTATTTGTGGATGATGACGGACAAGCTTACATGTTTTGGGGGAATGGAAGCTGTAAATGGGTGAAATTGAAAGAGAACATGATAGAAATGGATGGTCCTATTGCCACTTTTAAACCTAAAAATTATATTGAAGGACCTTGGGTTTATAAAAGAAAAGGACTTTATTATTTGGTATATGCCAGTGCAGGTACAAAACCGGAAATGATTGAATATTGTACCGCTACAAATCCCGCAGGTCCATGGACATACCAGGGGATTATTCAGGAAAATGTACCTAACAGTTTTACGACACATCCGGGAATTATTGATTATAAAGGAAACTCATACTTTTTTTATCATAACGGAACTTTGCCTACAGGAGGTAGTTACAGACGCTCTGTTTGTGTAGATTATATGTATTATAATGAGGATGGAACTATTCAGAAAATAGTACAAACTACTGAAGGTGTAAAAGCTTTAAAATAA
- a CDS encoding glycoside hydrolase family 43 protein: MKIRDTFFYIVLLVGLTITTNYAQENKAKNPLIYADVPDLSMIRVGDTYYMSSTTMHVNPGVPIMKSTDLVNWKLVNYAYETLEDDNDRLNLDNGKNDYGRGSWASCLRFHEGIYYVSTFSGTTGKTYIFSTKNLEKGPWKKIVLNNSYHDHSILFDDDGKVYMVWGAGKIQIIELNKDLSGVKEETKRVLIENASAPAGNNIMLQSEGSQLFKINGKYYLFNINWPRGGMRTVIIHRADNINGPWEGKVGLQDQGVAQGGLIDTPDGRWFSYLFKDAGGVGRIPYLVPVKWEDGWPILGVNGKVPEYLDLPPSKGLIPGIVNSDEFTRKRSDQDLSLVWQWNHNPDNSLWSVRERKGYLRLKTARIDSSFVQAKNTLTQRTFGPESSASTMLEISKMKEGDMAGLALLQKEFGLIAVKIENGSKKIVMIDASKGIPKEIASVTVNQDKVYFKAECDFKDRADKGKFYYSLDGKEWISIGNTIKLPYTLPHFMGYRFGLFNYATKNTGGYVDFDWFRIK, from the coding sequence ATGAAAATAAGAGATACTTTTTTTTATATTGTTTTGCTGGTTGGTTTAACAATTACTACTAATTATGCTCAGGAAAATAAAGCTAAAAATCCATTGATTTATGCAGATGTTCCTGATTTATCAATGATTAGAGTAGGTGATACTTATTATATGAGTAGCACTACAATGCACGTTAATCCGGGAGTTCCAATTATGAAATCTACTGATTTAGTAAATTGGAAACTTGTCAATTATGCATATGAAACATTAGAAGATGACAATGACAGGCTCAATTTAGATAATGGAAAAAATGATTATGGCAGAGGTTCATGGGCTAGCTGTTTGCGTTTCCATGAAGGAATTTATTATGTAAGTACTTTTTCAGGAACAACGGGTAAAACATATATTTTTTCTACAAAAAATTTAGAAAAAGGACCTTGGAAAAAAATAGTATTAAACAACTCATACCACGATCACTCCATTCTTTTTGATGATGATGGAAAAGTGTATATGGTTTGGGGAGCAGGAAAAATTCAAATTATAGAGCTAAATAAGGATCTTTCAGGAGTAAAAGAAGAAACTAAAAGAGTCTTAATAGAAAATGCAAGTGCTCCTGCTGGAAACAATATAATGTTGCAATCTGAAGGTTCTCAACTTTTTAAAATTAACGGAAAATATTATTTATTTAATATCAACTGGCCAAGAGGAGGAATGCGTACTGTAATTATTCATCGTGCCGATAACATCAATGGTCCTTGGGAAGGAAAAGTGGGATTGCAAGATCAGGGTGTGGCACAAGGTGGACTTATCGATACTCCAGATGGTAGATGGTTTTCTTATTTATTTAAAGATGCCGGAGGTGTGGGACGTATTCCTTATTTAGTTCCGGTTAAATGGGAAGATGGCTGGCCAATATTAGGAGTGAATGGAAAAGTTCCTGAATATTTAGATTTACCACCAAGCAAAGGATTGATTCCTGGAATTGTAAATTCAGATGAGTTTACACGTAAAAGAAGTGATCAAGATTTGTCTTTAGTTTGGCAATGGAATCATAACCCAGACAATTCACTTTGGTCTGTGAGAGAGAGAAAAGGGTATTTAAGATTAAAAACAGCCAGAATAGACAGCAGTTTTGTTCAGGCTAAAAATACCTTGACTCAAAGAACTTTTGGACCTGAAAGTTCGGCTTCAACAATGCTTGAGATTTCTAAAATGAAAGAAGGAGACATGGCAGGACTTGCTTTACTGCAAAAAGAATTTGGATTAATAGCGGTGAAAATTGAAAATGGTTCTAAAAAAATTGTAATGATTGATGCTTCCAAAGGAATTCCAAAAGAAATTGCAAGTGTAACTGTAAACCAAGACAAAGTATATTTTAAAGCAGAATGTGATTTTAAAGATAGAGCAGATAAAGGAAAGTTTTATTACAGTTTGGACGGAAAAGAATGGATTAGTATTGGGAACACTATAAAGTTACCTTACACACTTCCACATTTTATGGGATACCGTTTTGGTCTGTTTAATTATGCTACAAAAAATACGGGTGGATATGTAGATTTTGATTGGTTCAGAATTAAATAA